The following are from one region of the Bradyrhizobium sediminis genome:
- a CDS encoding TIGR00730 family Rossman fold protein, which produces MSIIKTVCVYCGSGPGTNPRFVEAAIAFGKALAKDGIRLVYGGGSVGLMGAVAKSVLDHGGTVTGIIPEFLTGRENALKRVQDLIVTPDMHERKRLMFEHSDAFVALPGGVGTLEELVEQLTWQQLGRHNKPILLADIDGFWEPLLALLAHMRETEFIRPNLQVDILKAERVEDILPRLRAAAARAPAVAEALTPELARRL; this is translated from the coding sequence ATGAGCATCATCAAAACCGTCTGTGTCTATTGCGGCTCCGGCCCCGGCACAAACCCCCGCTTTGTCGAAGCCGCCATCGCATTCGGAAAGGCCCTCGCCAAGGACGGCATCCGCCTCGTTTATGGCGGCGGCTCGGTCGGGCTGATGGGCGCCGTGGCCAAATCCGTACTCGATCACGGCGGCACCGTGACCGGCATCATCCCGGAATTCCTCACCGGCCGCGAAAACGCGCTGAAGCGCGTTCAGGACCTGATCGTCACCCCCGACATGCACGAGCGCAAACGGCTGATGTTCGAGCACTCCGACGCGTTCGTGGCGCTGCCTGGGGGCGTCGGCACGCTGGAGGAACTGGTGGAACAACTGACCTGGCAGCAACTCGGCCGCCACAACAAGCCGATCCTGCTCGCCGACATCGACGGCTTCTGGGAACCGCTGCTGGCGCTGCTCGCGCATATGCGCGAGACGGAGTTCATCCGCCCCAACCTGCAGGTCGATATCCTCAAGGCCGAACGCGTCGAGGATATCCTGCCGCGCCTGCGCGCCGCCGCGGCGCGTGCGCCTGCCGTTGCGGAGGCACTGACGCCTGAGTTGGCGCGACGGCTTTAG